One segment of Burkholderiaceae bacterium DAT-1 DNA contains the following:
- the dapB gene encoding 4-hydroxy-tetrahydrodipicolinate reductase, whose protein sequence is MRIAIAGVNGRMGKVLVESVLNAEGCVLSGALVREGSPLVGTDAGVLVGREAGVQISSDVRQALSQSDVLIDFTRPDATLAYLTICRELGVGMIIGSTGFDDAGKAAIQSAGADISIVFAANFSVGVNLAFKLLETASRVLSHGYDIEIVEAHHRHKVDAPSGTALALGEVIARTLGRDLKTDAVYGREGITGERDPSTIGFATVRGGDVVGDHTVMYLGTGERLEITHKASSRATFAQGAVRAARWLAGKPAALYSMQDVLDLH, encoded by the coding sequence CTGCGCATCGCGATCGCAGGTGTAAATGGTCGCATGGGTAAGGTATTGGTCGAATCGGTGCTGAATGCAGAAGGGTGTGTGCTGTCCGGCGCACTGGTTCGCGAAGGCTCCCCTCTGGTGGGGACTGATGCAGGTGTGCTGGTTGGCCGCGAGGCGGGCGTGCAGATCAGCAGCGATGTGCGTCAGGCATTGTCGCAGTCCGATGTGCTGATCGACTTTACCCGCCCCGACGCTACACTGGCCTATTTGACCATCTGCCGCGAGCTGGGTGTCGGCATGATCATCGGCTCGACTGGCTTCGACGATGCAGGCAAGGCGGCTATCCAGTCAGCAGGCGCCGACATCAGCATCGTGTTTGCTGCCAACTTCAGTGTAGGTGTGAATCTCGCATTCAAATTGCTGGAAACGGCCTCGCGCGTGCTGTCGCATGGCTACGATATCGAAATCGTAGAAGCACATCATCGTCACAAGGTTGATGCACCGAGCGGTACTGCGCTGGCTCTGGGTGAGGTGATTGCCCGCACATTGGGGCGCGACCTGAAAACAGACGCCGTATACGGCCGCGAAGGCATTACCGGCGAACGCGATCCTTCCACCATAGGCTTTGCCACTGTGCGTGGCGGCGATGTTGTTGGCGATCACACGGTCATGTACCTTGGTACTGGCGAGCGTCTCGAAATTACCCACAAGGCCAGTTCCCGTGCCACCTTTGCCCAGGGTGCCGTACGTGCTGCGCGCTGGCTGGCCGGCAAACCTGCTGCGCTCTACTCCATGCAGGACGTGCTCGATCTGCATTAA
- the bamE gene encoding outer membrane protein assembly factor BamE, with protein MRTRLSVLLPTIALLGACSYLTPYKLEIPQGNPVTADQAAKLKVGMTRTQVKFVLGTPMLEDAFHQNRWDYQYFEARGGQERTNKRFYVLFDGDRVTGFGGDTLPANISVAEPAPDQMKNRALEDGKDKRGGR; from the coding sequence ATGCGCACACGTTTATCAGTTCTGCTGCCGACTATTGCTTTGCTCGGCGCCTGTAGTTACCTGACACCCTACAAGCTGGAGATCCCTCAGGGAAACCCGGTGACGGCGGATCAAGCTGCCAAGCTCAAAGTTGGCATGACCCGTACGCAGGTGAAGTTTGTTCTGGGCACGCCCATGCTGGAAGATGCCTTCCATCAAAATCGCTGGGATTACCAGTATTTCGAGGCTCGCGGCGGCCAGGAGCGCACCAATAAGCGCTTCTATGTCCTGTTTGATGGCGACCGCGTCACCGGGTTTGGCGGCGATACCTTGCCTGCCAATATCTCGGTTGCAGAACCTGCTCCAGATCAAATGAAAAACCGCGCCCTCGAAGATGGCAAGGATAAGCGAGGTGGTCGATGA
- the fur gene encoding ferric iron uptake transcriptional regulator: MSKAHDLKDAGLKATGPRLKILSLFESSGQRHMTAEDVYRLLLDEEEDIGLATVYRVLTQFEQAGLLVRHHFESGKAVFELNEGGHHDHLVCVKCGTVEEFYDAEIEKRQEEIAEKAGFLIQEHSMYLYGICASCRQRLSGKERITFS, translated from the coding sequence ATGAGCAAAGCCCACGATCTCAAGGATGCCGGACTGAAAGCCACCGGCCCTCGCCTGAAGATTCTCAGCCTTTTTGAAAGCAGCGGACAGCGCCACATGACTGCCGAAGATGTCTATCGCCTCCTTCTGGATGAGGAGGAGGACATTGGGTTGGCGACCGTGTACCGCGTACTTACTCAATTCGAGCAGGCCGGACTGCTGGTTCGTCACCATTTTGAATCCGGCAAGGCCGTATTCGAACTCAACGAAGGTGGTCATCACGATCATCTGGTGTGCGTAAAGTGCGGCACCGTTGAAGAGTTTTACGATGCCGAAATCGAAAAACGTCAGGAAGAGATTGCAGAAAAGGCCGGCTTCCTGATTCAAGAGCACTCCATGTATTTGTACGGCATTTGTGCAAGCTGCCGCCAGCGTTTATCCGGCAAGGAGCGCATCACCTTCTCATGA
- the aat gene encoding leucyl/phenylalanyl-tRNA--protein transferase: MIPWLNADCHFPPVTSALLDPNGLLAAGGTLSTANLIKAYRQGIFPWFSPGDPFLWWCPDPRTVLFPANLHVPRSLAKVIRNKPYEVRFDTAFSDVMRGCAGTPRPGQDGTWITSEIISAYTRLHDAGVAHSAECWMDGKLVGGLYGVAIGRMFYGESMFAHVPDASKIAFVHLVRWLDRHGFGMIDCQMHTEHLARFGSVQIARPAFIDTLTRLCDQPGLPGPWQYAVSGEPEGGNALESSE, encoded by the coding sequence ATGATTCCGTGGCTCAATGCGGACTGCCATTTCCCACCGGTCACGTCTGCGCTTCTTGATCCCAATGGCTTACTGGCGGCGGGCGGCACCCTGAGTACCGCCAACCTGATCAAAGCCTACCGACAGGGTATCTTCCCGTGGTTTTCACCGGGCGATCCCTTTCTGTGGTGGTGTCCGGACCCGCGAACGGTTCTTTTCCCCGCCAATTTGCATGTGCCACGATCACTGGCAAAGGTGATCCGCAATAAGCCCTATGAAGTGCGCTTTGATACTGCTTTTTCAGATGTTATGCGCGGCTGTGCAGGTACGCCCCGTCCAGGACAGGATGGCACCTGGATCACCTCCGAGATTATCTCCGCCTACACTCGCTTGCATGATGCAGGCGTTGCGCACAGTGCAGAGTGCTGGATGGATGGAAAACTGGTTGGGGGCTTGTATGGCGTGGCGATTGGGCGGATGTTCTATGGTGAATCCATGTTCGCCCATGTACCAGATGCATCAAAAATCGCATTTGTGCATCTGGTTCGCTGGCTTGATCGCCACGGTTTTGGCATGATTGACTGCCAGATGCATACTGAACATCTGGCACGGTTTGGTTCGGTGCAAATTGCCCGACCGGCCTTCATCGACACGCTGACACGACTCTGCGACCAGCCCGGTCTTCCCGGTCCATGGCAGTACGCAGTCAGCGGTGAACCTGAAGGGGGAAATGCGCTTGAGTCATCCGAATGA
- a CDS encoding arginyltransferase, whose amino-acid sequence MRLSHPNDHRVIRLQFYATAPYPCSYLDDRMARSQVAIPSELIDSHVYSDLVRNGFRRSGMFTYRPWCDRCRACVPVRLDAANIRMNRTQRRMLRQHQTLEARIMPLGFEESHYQLYRKYQAVRHAGGGMDGDSREQYENFILSSHVDSFLVAFHEGDDLKMVSLIDRLDDGLSSVYTFFEPDDSSRSYGTYNILWQVQHAQALGLPWVYLGYWIEECRKMSYKTSFQPLEGMIEGKWQTIDRMHVERD is encoded by the coding sequence ATGCGCTTGAGTCATCCGAATGATCATCGCGTCATCCGCTTGCAGTTTTATGCCACTGCACCGTATCCGTGCAGCTATCTTGACGACCGCATGGCTCGTTCTCAGGTGGCGATTCCGTCCGAACTGATCGATTCGCACGTCTACAGTGATCTGGTCCGCAATGGCTTTCGCCGCAGCGGGATGTTCACCTATCGCCCGTGGTGCGATCGCTGTCGTGCCTGCGTACCCGTGAGGCTTGATGCCGCAAATATTCGCATGAATCGTACCCAGCGTCGCATGCTACGCCAGCATCAAACGCTTGAGGCGCGCATCATGCCCCTGGGTTTTGAAGAAAGCCACTACCAGCTGTATCGCAAGTACCAGGCTGTGCGCCATGCTGGTGGCGGCATGGATGGTGACAGCCGCGAACAATACGAAAATTTCATCCTCAGCAGCCATGTCGATAGCTTTCTGGTTGCCTTTCACGAGGGCGATGACCTGAAAATGGTCAGTCTGATTGATCGGCTCGATGATGGGCTATCGTCCGTGTATACCTTCTTCGAACCTGATGATTCGAGTCGTAGCTACGGCACTTACAATATCCTTTGGCAGGTTCAGCACGCGCAGGCACTAGGTTTGCCATGGGTTTACCTGGGCTACTGGATCGAAGAATGTCGCAAGATGTCTTACAAGACATCATTCCAGCCATTGGAGGGAATGATTGAGGGTAAGTGGCAAACAATCGACCGAATGCATGTTGAACGAGACTGA
- a CDS encoding pseudouridine synthase produces MLEKETLPVIYHDDWLIAVHKPSGLLVHRSEIDRHETRFALQIVRDQIGRRVNALHRLDKGTSGILLFAFDADITRVMSQAFEQGNMHKRYQAIVRGWPPESGEIDHALSRPKDEYLAARNPDACAPQPALTRYTRLATATLDVMIDRYPQSRYALLELEPVTGRRHQLRRHMKHIAHPIIGDATYGKGIHNRYFQTAFGVNRLLLACTEMGFNHPVSGERIELKVSPAEDFMAVVAGLGMDEV; encoded by the coding sequence ATGCTGGAAAAGGAAACGCTGCCGGTTATCTATCACGATGACTGGCTGATCGCAGTACACAAGCCTTCTGGCCTGCTCGTTCACCGTAGCGAGATCGACCGCCACGAAACGCGCTTTGCGCTGCAGATCGTGCGCGACCAGATTGGCCGCCGCGTCAACGCCCTGCATCGGCTCGACAAAGGCACCTCGGGCATTCTGCTGTTTGCTTTTGATGCCGACATCACCCGCGTGATGTCGCAGGCATTCGAGCAGGGCAATATGCACAAGCGCTATCAAGCCATCGTGCGCGGCTGGCCGCCCGAATCCGGCGAAATCGACCACGCGCTGAGCCGCCCGAAAGATGAATATCTGGCGGCCCGCAACCCCGACGCCTGCGCCCCGCAGCCCGCCCTCACCCGCTACACCCGACTGGCCACCGCCACGCTGGACGTAATGATCGACCGTTACCCGCAGTCACGCTATGCACTGCTGGAACTGGAACCCGTCACAGGCCGCCGCCATCAACTGCGCCGCCACATGAAGCACATCGCCCACCCCATCATCGGCGACGCCACCTACGGCAAAGGCATTCACAATCGCTACTTTCAGACCGCGTTTGGTGTGAATCGTCTGTTGTTGGCGTGTACCGAGATGGGGTTTAATCATCCGGTGAGTGGGGAGCGGATAGAGCTGAAAGTGTCGCCGGCGGAGGATTTTATGGCGGTGGTGGCGGGGTTGGGGATGGATGAGGTTTAA
- a CDS encoding GFA family protein, with amino-acid sequence MQIKQVGDTSIQPIHRASCHCSAVVMELDLPNGIDRPRRCDCSICRRKGAIVASVKLSGIRILQGEDVLRLYQFNTHTAKHFFCSICGIYTHHQRRSNPEEYGFNVGCLEGVNPFLIPDVPVNDGVNHPADR; translated from the coding sequence ATGCAGATCAAGCAGGTCGGTGACACAAGCATTCAGCCAATCCACCGTGCAAGCTGCCATTGCAGCGCTGTCGTCATGGAGCTGGATTTACCCAACGGCATCGACCGGCCCCGCCGCTGTGATTGCTCGATCTGCCGTCGTAAGGGCGCCATAGTGGCATCGGTCAAGCTGTCGGGTATCCGGATTCTGCAAGGGGAAGATGTACTGCGTTTGTATCAATTTAATACGCATACGGCGAAGCATTTCTTCTGCAGCATCTGCGGGATTTATACCCACCACCAGCGTCGATCCAATCCCGAGGAATATGGATTCAATGTGGGCTGCCTAGAAGGTGTGAATCCATTTCTGATTCCGGATGTGCCGGTGAATGATGGGGTGAATCATCCGGCGGATCGGTGA
- a CDS encoding cytochrome c, with amino-acid sequence MQAVSSAISREDWVKVAQLAPLIAQHDEPIAADKLRILGWLGKDVPTFKSFDTNAHNAAHEMAEAAEKGDGLAVIRAYGSIQQNCLACHQRFRKAFSEQFGQP; translated from the coding sequence ATGCAGGCAGTTTCATCGGCCATTTCCCGCGAAGACTGGGTAAAAGTCGCGCAACTTGCACCCCTCATTGCCCAGCACGATGAACCCATTGCCGCAGATAAGCTCCGCATTCTCGGCTGGCTGGGCAAGGATGTACCGACTTTCAAATCCTTCGATACGAATGCACATAATGCAGCGCATGAAATGGCGGAGGCCGCAGAAAAGGGTGATGGCTTAGCGGTCATCCGGGCTTATGGTAGCATCCAGCAAAATTGTCTGGCATGCCACCAGCGGTTCCGTAAAGCGTTTAGCGAGCAATTCGGGCAGCCTTGA
- a CDS encoding ABC transporter ATP-binding protein yields MRGKGIHIEGLSKRYGEGDTAVLALKEVNLHVEPGEVVGLIGPSGSGKSTLLKCLGAVIDPTEGIMRLGDEVIFDSGWRVRDLRALRRDKIGFVFQAPYLIPFLNVLDNVALLPMLAGIPDAQARAQAMELLTALDVQHRAEAMPVRLSGGEQQRVAIARGLVNRPPVILADEPTAPLDSVRALSVIRILNDMARRYETAVIVVTHDEKIIPTFRRIYHIRDGVTHEEAGEARPIDG; encoded by the coding sequence ATGCGCGGAAAAGGCATTCATATCGAAGGATTGAGCAAGCGCTACGGCGAGGGCGATACGGCTGTGCTGGCGTTAAAAGAAGTCAATCTGCACGTTGAGCCCGGCGAAGTGGTGGGCCTGATTGGGCCGTCCGGCTCGGGCAAAAGCACCTTGCTGAAATGTCTGGGTGCGGTCATCGATCCGACCGAGGGCATCATGCGACTGGGCGATGAGGTGATCTTTGATTCGGGTTGGCGAGTACGTGATTTGCGTGCATTGCGGCGGGACAAGATCGGCTTTGTGTTTCAGGCACCCTATTTGATTCCGTTTCTGAACGTACTGGACAACGTCGCCTTGCTGCCCATGCTTGCAGGCATACCAGACGCACAGGCCCGAGCACAGGCAATGGAATTGCTGACCGCGCTGGATGTACAGCACCGCGCCGAGGCCATGCCCGTGAGATTGTCCGGCGGCGAGCAGCAGCGCGTGGCCATTGCGCGCGGACTCGTGAATCGCCCCCCGGTCATTCTGGCAGACGAGCCCACAGCGCCGCTCGATTCCGTGCGTGCGCTCTCTGTGATCCGCATCCTCAACGACATGGCGCGTCGCTATGAAACAGCGGTGATTGTGGTGACTCATGACGAGAAAATCATCCCGACATTTCGGCGCATCTATCACATCCGCGATGGTGTCACCCACGAAGAGGCGGGTGAAGCGCGCCCCATAGACGGCTGA
- a CDS encoding ABC transporter permease has protein sequence MISLAGRDILHAWGKFLFTGVGLGLLIGVTLTMAGVYRGMVDDGKVLLDNSGADMWVVQRDTLGPYAESSSIPDDTWRSVRSLQGVSQVASITYLTMQVARGEQEVRAMVVGIAQGEPGTPGWPPYLVAGRHVARSHYEAVADITSGFRLGDEIRIRRNLYRVVGLTRRMVSSGGDPMIFIPLRDAQAAQFLKDNDAVLQLRRRTQANPALNVPGNPGVMKSVLASQTANSMVNAVLIRLDSATANDHVRTAIERWQRLTVYDRSAMERILVGKLIASSARQIGLFLAILALVSAAIVAFIIYSLTMDKIREIAVLKLIGTRNRTIAWMILQQAWMLGLIGFVVGKISATFAAPAFPKYVLLLPQDALAGLAIVLVICMLASLVAIRMALKVDPAEAIGG, from the coding sequence ATGATCAGCCTGGCAGGCAGGGACATCCTGCATGCCTGGGGCAAGTTTCTCTTTACAGGCGTCGGCCTCGGGCTATTGATTGGCGTGACCCTGACCATGGCCGGGGTGTATCGCGGGATGGTGGATGACGGCAAAGTGCTACTGGATAACAGCGGTGCAGACATGTGGGTGGTACAGCGGGATACGCTCGGACCGTATGCCGAGTCTTCCAGTATTCCGGACGACACCTGGCGTAGCGTGCGCAGTCTGCAGGGCGTATCGCAGGTTGCCAGTATTACCTATCTCACCATGCAGGTGGCCAGAGGCGAGCAGGAAGTACGTGCCATGGTGGTGGGGATCGCGCAGGGTGAACCCGGCACCCCGGGCTGGCCTCCCTATCTGGTGGCGGGCCGCCATGTTGCGAGGAGTCATTATGAAGCCGTCGCAGATATCACCTCGGGATTCCGGCTGGGGGATGAGATTCGCATTCGCCGCAATCTGTACCGGGTGGTCGGGCTGACGCGCCGGATGGTGTCCTCCGGTGGTGATCCGATGATCTTTATCCCGCTGCGCGATGCGCAGGCGGCCCAGTTTCTCAAGGATAACGATGCCGTATTGCAGCTGCGGCGGCGCACACAGGCCAATCCCGCGCTCAATGTGCCGGGCAATCCGGGCGTGATGAAGTCGGTTCTGGCAAGTCAGACTGCCAATTCGATGGTGAATGCGGTACTGATCCGGCTGGATTCGGCCACCGCGAATGACCACGTCAGGACAGCTATCGAGCGCTGGCAACGCCTGACGGTATACGACCGCAGCGCCATGGAGCGCATTCTGGTCGGCAAGCTGATCGCCAGTTCCGCGCGCCAGATCGGTTTGTTTCTGGCGATTCTTGCCCTTGTCAGTGCTGCCATTGTGGCCTTCATCATTTACTCGCTCACCATGGACAAAATCCGAGAAATTGCGGTGCTGAAATTGATCGGAACGCGCAATCGCACGATTGCGTGGATGATTCTGCAGCAGGCGTGGATGCTGGGTCTCATCGGCTTTGTGGTCGGCAAGATTTCCGCCACGTTTGCGGCGCCCGCCTTTCCCAAATATGTGCTGCTCCTGCCTCAGGATGCGTTGGCTGGACTAGCGATCGTCCTGGTGATCTGCATGCTGGCCAGCCTCGTTGCCATTCGCATGGCGCTCAAAGTAGACCCCGCTGAAGCAATTGGAGGCTGA
- a CDS encoding efflux RND transporter periplasmic adaptor subunit, whose protein sequence is MKMPSISRRTWMLLAGVVPLLGVFAFVVLRSGPLAPIAVTVAEVRQSSITPGLFGVGTVQARQTHRVGPTVPGRVKWLNVQVGDTVQAGQQIGEMDAVDLADRAQALDAAILAADAAEQQAEARLAFATTQAERYEKLLAMKGASEEMVAARRQDLDVARAGLSAARQEARRVRADRKALGAQQGSLKLLAPVSGVVVSRDADPGTTVVAGQSVVDIVDPAGIWVDVRFDQHGAEGLQAGLPASIALRSQPDRAITGSLLRIEPRADAVTEEMMAKAVFAHTPAHLVLGELAEVTVTLTPLPAMPVMPQAAIRVWKGVTGVWVYTEGRIEFRQIVTGRHDLNGLVQVKQGLKAGEQVVVYSERAINGPHGVRVYARLPGVPS, encoded by the coding sequence ATGAAGATGCCGAGCATTTCACGTCGTACCTGGATGTTGCTGGCCGGTGTGGTGCCGTTGCTGGGCGTCTTTGCATTTGTGGTGCTGCGCTCCGGTCCGCTGGCGCCGATTGCGGTTACCGTGGCCGAGGTCAGGCAGTCGAGTATTACGCCGGGACTGTTTGGCGTGGGGACGGTACAGGCGCGACAAACTCATCGGGTGGGGCCAACGGTGCCGGGCCGGGTGAAATGGCTGAATGTTCAGGTCGGAGACACTGTGCAGGCAGGGCAGCAAATTGGCGAGATGGATGCGGTAGATCTTGCGGACCGTGCGCAAGCACTGGACGCAGCCATTCTGGCCGCCGATGCCGCTGAACAGCAGGCAGAAGCCCGACTTGCCTTTGCAACGACGCAAGCTGAACGCTATGAAAAGCTGCTGGCCATGAAAGGCGCGTCAGAAGAAATGGTTGCTGCGCGCAGGCAGGATCTGGACGTGGCACGCGCGGGATTGTCGGCTGCGCGTCAGGAGGCGCGTCGGGTGCGCGCAGATCGCAAGGCGCTTGGTGCGCAACAGGGCAGTCTCAAGTTACTGGCGCCGGTAAGCGGCGTCGTCGTCAGCCGCGATGCTGATCCGGGCACGACTGTGGTGGCGGGGCAGTCGGTGGTCGATATTGTCGATCCTGCCGGTATCTGGGTGGATGTCCGCTTCGATCAGCATGGTGCCGAGGGCTTGCAGGCGGGATTGCCTGCTTCCATTGCCTTGCGCTCGCAGCCAGATCGCGCAATCACGGGTTCGCTGCTGCGTATCGAGCCCCGTGCAGATGCGGTGACAGAAGAGATGATGGCCAAGGCGGTGTTTGCGCATACGCCCGCACATCTTGTGCTGGGAGAGCTGGCCGAAGTGACCGTGACGCTAACGCCGTTACCTGCCATGCCGGTGATGCCACAAGCTGCCATTCGGGTCTGGAAAGGGGTAACCGGCGTGTGGGTGTACACCGAAGGCCGCATCGAATTCCGCCAGATTGTGACTGGGCGCCATGATCTGAACGGACTCGTTCAGGTGAAGCAGGGACTGAAAGCAGGCGAGCAGGTGGTTGTGTACAGCGAGCGAGCCATCAACGGGCCACACGGCGTACGTGTCTATGCGCGGCTGCCGGGAGTGCCATCATGA
- a CDS encoding TetR/AcrR family transcriptional regulator, with protein sequence MNGHAKHLPADERKAATIEAVVDLAAGQNPGDITTAAIAKHMGLTQGALFRHFPSKDAILEAVMGWVADRLLARIDRATDAIDHPLGKLEAAFMAHTSFVVEHPGVPRMLFGELQRPGESLPKKMVQTLIQQYGKRLKCWLADGIASGQLRRDLNPEAASALFIGSIQGLVMQSMIAGDIELITRQAPGVFDLYRRSVQAGLTEVQS encoded by the coding sequence ATGAACGGCCACGCAAAACATCTCCCGGCAGACGAGCGCAAAGCAGCAACCATCGAAGCAGTGGTGGACCTTGCTGCCGGTCAGAATCCCGGCGATATCACCACTGCGGCCATTGCCAAGCACATGGGACTGACGCAGGGTGCACTGTTTCGTCATTTCCCCAGTAAGGATGCGATTCTGGAAGCGGTGATGGGCTGGGTAGCCGATCGCCTGCTGGCCCGGATTGATCGTGCGACCGATGCGATCGATCATCCCTTAGGTAAGCTGGAGGCTGCCTTTATGGCGCATACAAGCTTTGTTGTGGAGCATCCGGGTGTGCCCCGCATGCTATTCGGTGAGCTGCAGCGTCCCGGTGAAAGCTTGCCCAAGAAGATGGTTCAGACCCTGATTCAGCAATATGGAAAGCGACTGAAATGCTGGCTGGCAGATGGCATTGCCTCCGGCCAGCTGCGGAGAGATCTGAATCCCGAAGCGGCAAGTGCGCTGTTTATCGGGTCGATTCAGGGTTTGGTCATGCAATCCATGATCGCAGGCGATATCGAGCTGATTACCCGTCAGGCACCTGGCGTGTTTGATCTTTATCGTCGCAGTGTGCAGGCCGGTTTGACGGAGGTGCAGTCATGA
- a CDS encoding group III truncated hemoglobin, whose amino-acid sequence MTTLARQLGLDLVRQVVETFYARVQVHPALSRPFSVVDDWPAHIDHLTHFWWVTLGGERYLDYRYDVANKHMSAGFTPDLLIDWLDLFTTTLTDMLPDEQAEAWIAHARRIGESLKLMHQYSQPDHRPG is encoded by the coding sequence ATGACAACACTCGCCCGACAGCTAGGGCTCGATCTGGTCAGACAGGTTGTGGAAACGTTTTATGCGCGCGTACAGGTGCACCCGGCCTTGTCCCGCCCCTTCTCGGTGGTCGATGACTGGCCGGCGCATATCGATCATCTCACCCATTTCTGGTGGGTGACATTGGGAGGCGAACGCTATCTGGATTATCGCTACGATGTGGCAAACAAGCATATGTCAGCCGGATTCACGCCTGACTTGCTGATCGATTGGCTCGACCTGTTTACCACCACGCTCACCGACATGCTGCCGGATGAACAGGCTGAAGCATGGATCGCCCACGCCCGCCGCATTGGCGAATCACTGAAACTAATGCACCAGTACAGTCAGCCCGATCATCGACCAGGCTAA
- a CDS encoding TRIC cation channel family protein: MIELNEWASLAGKWLFDMDWLYLVGTAAFSLSGYLLGVKKKFDLLGIVIVSLLTAIGGGIIRDVMLNRIPVIFHHAEPLYIIFTTLALAWLLRMHKGYGAAAYRIFIVADSIGLVAFSLAGAEVGMQYELNLFGVLLVGFVSAVGGGIVRDMMVNDVPFILHKDFYGTVSILAAASLYIAHMAFHLNGPTLVWGLFAVCLAARLIGHRQDFRLPKV; encoded by the coding sequence ATGATTGAACTGAATGAATGGGCGTCACTGGCCGGTAAATGGCTATTTGATATGGACTGGTTGTATCTGGTGGGGACCGCCGCGTTTTCGCTGTCGGGCTATCTGCTGGGCGTTAAAAAGAAGTTCGATCTGCTCGGGATTGTGATTGTGTCGCTGCTGACGGCGATTGGCGGCGGGATCATCCGCGATGTGATGCTGAACCGGATTCCGGTGATTTTTCATCATGCCGAACCGCTCTACATTATCTTCACCACGCTGGCACTGGCCTGGCTCTTGCGCATGCACAAAGGCTATGGCGCGGCAGCGTATCGTATCTTTATTGTCGCCGATTCCATCGGGCTAGTCGCGTTTAGTCTGGCCGGCGCCGAAGTGGGAATGCAGTACGAACTCAATCTATTCGGTGTGCTGCTGGTGGGCTTTGTCTCGGCTGTTGGTGGCGGCATTGTGCGCGACATGATGGTGAACGACGTGCCCTTTATCCTGCACAAGGATTTCTATGGCACGGTGTCGATTCTGGCGGCGGCCAGCCTGTATATCGCCCACATGGCTTTTCACCTGAATGGCCCGACGCTGGTGTGGGGGCTGTTTGCAGTGTGTCTGGCGGCACGGTTGATCGGTCACAGGCAGGATTTCAGGTTGCCAAAGGTGTGA
- the ybaK gene encoding Cys-tRNA(Pro) deacylase, translating into MSQEKAPVTQAIRVLRTHKIAFEPHLYDYVEKGGTAESARQLGVDEHIVVKTLVMEDERKQPLIVLMHGDREVSTRNLARQTGRKHIDPCAPDIANKHSGYLVGGTSPLGTKKAMPVYVERSILDLPRIFVNGGKRGFLVSVNPADLGPVLNWTAVDAAAGGDVAE; encoded by the coding sequence ATGAGTCAGGAAAAAGCCCCGGTGACGCAGGCCATCCGCGTCTTGCGTACCCATAAAATTGCCTTCGAACCGCATCTTTACGATTACGTGGAAAAAGGCGGTACTGCCGAATCTGCCCGCCAGCTGGGTGTGGATGAGCATATCGTCGTCAAAACACTGGTGATGGAAGACGAACGCAAGCAGCCGTTGATTGTGCTGATGCATGGCGACCGTGAAGTCTCCACCCGCAATCTCGCCCGCCAAACCGGCCGCAAGCATATCGATCCCTGCGCCCCCGACATCGCAAATAAGCATTCGGGCTATCTGGTGGGCGGGACCAGTCCACTGGGTACCAAAAAAGCCATGCCGGTGTATGTAGAGCGCAGCATTCTTGATCTGCCACGTATCTTCGTGAATGGCGGCAAGCGTGGTTTTCTGGTGAGTGTGAATCCGGCAGACTTAGGTCCGGTATTGAACTGGACAGCAGTGGATGCAGCTGCGGGCGGAGATGTGGCCGAATGA